A genome region from Drosophila simulans strain w501 chromosome 2R, Prin_Dsim_3.1, whole genome shotgun sequence includes the following:
- the LOC6736044 gene encoding serum response factor homolog isoform X2, producing MDPTRGDSRYNLNYSMSSIGLSLADPADMYGNPALGAGRPPSGGLLQNMGGVPPMQRPNPAAGAPPAPQCQTLHSPQHASQQQQQQQQQQQQQHQQQQQQQQHPQQQRGLKRSGSDCYEDHHRSSGGLTLQGLDNVASGAVDDSVDNYNPLPNKKSPPANGKKTKGRVKIKMEYIDNKLRRYTTFSKRKTGIMKKAYELSTLTGTQVMLLVASETGHVYTFATRKLQPMITSEAGKQLIQTCLNSPDPPSVGGGDQRMSATGFEETELSYNIADEDSKPPQPAASSPRSCGAL from the exons ATGGATCCGACGCGAGGTGACTCGCGGTACAATCTCAACTACTCGATGAGTAGCATCGGGCTGAGCCTGGCGGATCCGGCGGACATGTACGGCAACCCGGCCCTGGGGGCGGGCCGCCCGCCCTCCGGCGGCCTGCTCCAGAACATGGGCGGCGTTCCGCCGATGCAGCGCCCCAATCCCGCGGCAGGAGCACCCCCTGCCCCCCAATGCCAAACGCTCCACAGCCCACAGCACGcctcccagcagcagcagcagcagcaacaacagcagcagcagcaacaccagcagcagcagcaacagcagcagcatccccaGCAGCAACGCGGCCTCAAGCGCTCCGGCAGCGACTGCTACGAGGATCACCACCGCTCGTCCGGCGGACTTACCCTCCAAGGACTGGACAACGTGGCCAGCGGAGCCGTCGACGACAGCGTAGACAACTACAACCCGCTGCCCAACAAGAAGTCTCCGCCCGCCAACGGCAAAAAGACAAAGGGACGTgtcaaaatcaaaatggaaTACATCGACAACAAGCTGCGTCGCTACACGACCTTCTCCAAGCGCAAGACGGGCATCATGAAGAAG GCCTACGAGCTGTCCACGCTGACCGGGACGCAggtgatgctgctggtggccaGCGAGACGGGCCACGTGTACACATTTGCCACGCGCAAGCTGCAGCCGATGATCACCTCGGAGGCGGGCAAGCAGCTCATCCAGACCTGCCTCAACTCGCCGGATCCGCCCAGTGTGGGCGGCGGCGACCAACGGATGTCGGCCACCGGGTTCGAGGAGACGGAGCTCAGCTACAACATCGCCGACGAGGACTCGAAA cCTCCACAGCCGGCAGCCTCCAGTCCCAGAAGCTGCGGAGCTCTTTAG
- the LOC6736044 gene encoding serum response factor homolog isoform X3 — protein MDPTRGDSRYNLNYSMSSIGLSLADPADMYGNPALGAGRPPSGGLLQNMGGVPPMQRPNPAAGAPPAPQCQTLHSPQHASQQQQQQQQQQQQQHQQQQQQQQHPQQQRGLKRSGSDCYEDHHRSSGGLTLQGLDNVASGAVDDSVDNYNPLPNKKSPPANGKKTKGRVKIKMEYIDNKLRRYTTFSKRKTGIMKKAYELSTLTGTQVMLLVASETGHVYTFATRKLQPMITSEAGKQLIQTCLNSPDPPSVGGGDQRMSATGFEETELSYNIADEDSKLYYVYSIDPIGFY, from the exons ATGGATCCGACGCGAGGTGACTCGCGGTACAATCTCAACTACTCGATGAGTAGCATCGGGCTGAGCCTGGCGGATCCGGCGGACATGTACGGCAACCCGGCCCTGGGGGCGGGCCGCCCGCCCTCCGGCGGCCTGCTCCAGAACATGGGCGGCGTTCCGCCGATGCAGCGCCCCAATCCCGCGGCAGGAGCACCCCCTGCCCCCCAATGCCAAACGCTCCACAGCCCACAGCACGcctcccagcagcagcagcagcagcaacaacagcagcagcagcaacaccagcagcagcagcaacagcagcagcatccccaGCAGCAACGCGGCCTCAAGCGCTCCGGCAGCGACTGCTACGAGGATCACCACCGCTCGTCCGGCGGACTTACCCTCCAAGGACTGGACAACGTGGCCAGCGGAGCCGTCGACGACAGCGTAGACAACTACAACCCGCTGCCCAACAAGAAGTCTCCGCCCGCCAACGGCAAAAAGACAAAGGGACGTgtcaaaatcaaaatggaaTACATCGACAACAAGCTGCGTCGCTACACGACCTTCTCCAAGCGCAAGACGGGCATCATGAAGAAG GCCTACGAGCTGTCCACGCTGACCGGGACGCAggtgatgctgctggtggccaGCGAGACGGGCCACGTGTACACATTTGCCACGCGCAAGCTGCAGCCGATGATCACCTCGGAGGCGGGCAAGCAGCTCATCCAGACCTGCCTCAACTCGCCGGATCCGCCCAGTGTGGGCGGCGGCGACCAACGGATGTCGGCCACCGGGTTCGAGGAGACGGAGCTCAGCTACAACATCGCCGACGAGGACTCGAAA TTGTATTATGTTTATTCGATCGATCCGATTGGCTTTTACTGA
- the LOC123327016 gene encoding uncharacterized protein LOC123327016: MYPSSEQPTASRQLTLAGQRVGGGRTTYSSSGTSYGFYFISQLAGSYQRLHRKNSGPAQRCCVYSFGRDCILSAELMCTDHAQKSH, encoded by the coding sequence atgtatccaTCTAGTGAGCAGCCCACTGCAAGTCGGCAATTAACCTTGGCTGGACAAAGAGTTGGCGGCGGCAGAACGAcctacagcagcagcggtaCGAGttatggattttattttatcagtCAGCTGGCAGGCAGCTACCAACGGCTACACAGAAAGAACTCGGGGCCAGCTCAGCGATGCTGCGTGTATTCCTTCGGAAGAGATTGTATCTTGAGTGCTGAACTAATGTGTACTGACCACGCTCAAAAGAGCCATTAA
- the LOC27208480 gene encoding uncharacterized protein LOC27208480, which translates to MDCEGGGGGAAAGAAASGVGGCRWPSGQVPSTQRLGSPEVADSQCVCAKALRNAEFQKLQYNQLN; encoded by the exons ATGG ATTGCgaaggcggcggcggaggagcagcagcaggagcagcggcatcAGGAGTTGGAGGTTGTCGAtggccaagtggccaagtACCAAGTACCCAGCGACTTGGATCGCCAGAAGTTGCCGACTCACAATGTGTGTGCGCAAAGGCTTTAAGAAATGCCGAATTCCAGAAGCTGCAGTACAATCAGTTGAATTAA